A region from the Parasphingopyxis sp. CP4 genome encodes:
- a CDS encoding TrkA family potassium uptake protein has product MVQLNRPPNVDRNGELRRKSGFSRWGSLWLRGAVVFFLVGVAVAVHWFDRAGYVDHADGNINFADAVYFTMVTITTVGYGDITPVTDRARLFEAILVTPIRLFIWLIFLGTAYDFLLQKSWSRWRMSIIQKNLHNHIVVAGFGISGSEAVDELLERGIDPSEIVVIDQDHARLEAAEKRGCNVMEGDASRDKTLNQVRVSRARSMIVSAGRDDTSILVVLTARALAPKLAISVLVRASDNEQLARQAGASNVINPVSFAGLLLAGSCHGPHISDYMADLASATGRVALRERMATHMEEGLPLGAIQTGLGVRIYRNGKPYGFWEEQAKQILEGDLIVEIVGQPDND; this is encoded by the coding sequence ATGGTGCAGTTAAACCGTCCGCCCAATGTCGATAGAAACGGCGAACTCCGTCGCAAGAGTGGTTTTTCCCGCTGGGGTTCACTCTGGCTCAGAGGCGCGGTCGTCTTCTTTCTGGTCGGAGTGGCTGTCGCCGTACACTGGTTCGATCGGGCCGGATATGTCGACCACGCGGACGGCAACATCAACTTTGCCGACGCCGTCTATTTCACAATGGTGACGATAACGACCGTTGGTTATGGGGACATCACGCCGGTTACGGATCGAGCGCGATTGTTTGAAGCCATTCTTGTTACACCGATCCGTTTGTTCATCTGGCTGATTTTCCTCGGAACAGCCTATGATTTTCTGCTACAAAAGAGCTGGAGCCGTTGGCGCATGAGCATCATCCAGAAGAATCTTCACAACCATATCGTCGTTGCCGGTTTCGGCATCAGCGGTTCAGAAGCCGTGGACGAGCTGCTTGAACGCGGTATCGACCCATCCGAAATCGTCGTGATCGATCAGGATCATGCCAGGTTGGAAGCCGCTGAAAAGCGCGGATGTAACGTTATGGAAGGCGATGCATCGCGCGATAAAACGCTAAACCAGGTTCGTGTTTCGCGCGCGCGCTCGATGATCGTATCCGCCGGGCGAGACGATACATCGATCCTTGTTGTTCTGACCGCCCGCGCGCTGGCGCCCAAGCTTGCGATCAGCGTACTCGTTCGCGCTTCGGACAATGAACAACTCGCCCGCCAGGCCGGGGCCAGCAACGTCATCAACCCGGTCAGCTTTGCCGGCCTGCTGCTCGCTGGCTCATGCCATGGCCCGCATATTTCGGACTATATGGCTGATCTCGCCTCGGCGACCGGGCGTGTTGCGCTGCGCGAACGCATGGCAACCCACATGGAAGAAGGCCTTCCGCTTGGCGCTATCCAGACCGGCCTTGGCGTGCGCATTTATCGCAACGGCAAGCCTTATGGCTTCTGGGAAGAACAGGCCAAGCAGATCCTTGAAGGCGATCTGATCGTTGAGATTGTTGGCCAACCCGACAATGATTGA
- a CDS encoding AlpA family transcriptional regulator → MPGHTETPRLMRIGDVCQHTGLSRTTIYRLMDSGQFPQRRQLTPNGGTVVWLGNEIEDWLVERLDLSQQ, encoded by the coding sequence ATGCCAGGACATACCGAAACGCCACGGCTGATGCGGATCGGCGATGTGTGTCAGCACACTGGGCTTTCGCGAACAACAATATATCGGCTGATGGATAGCGGACAATTTCCGCAACGGCGCCAGCTTACGCCAAATGGCGGCACGGTCGTTTGGCTCGGCAATGAGATCGAGGATTGGCTGGTCGAAAGACTTGATCTGAGCCAGCAGTAA
- a CDS encoding M23 family metallopeptidase encodes MSAQSPWMLPPVLAFTLPALMLSACIPSASERRTSAPPPAAAPVPPPTQLATWDAQTVSPDARTVSATQYVVRSGDTLSGIARTTGASVSTIARANGIEPPYLIRPGQRLDIPAGRYHEVRRGETGIGIARSYGVDWSDVVTLNRLEEPYILRAGQRILLPGANRPNGNTRQLRAAAFDLDIDDIVTGGEPALAENEAPTAPVRTASRALPPDAAVRSPANFAGRFGWPLTGPILAPFGAGGEGERNDGINIAAPRGTPVLAAADGVVLYAGDEIRVHGGLVLLNHGNGWITAYANMDDLQVTRGQRVERGQFIARTGTSGQVDQPQLHFEIRRNRQPVDPAQHLPDLT; translated from the coding sequence ATGAGCGCGCAAAGCCCATGGATGCTGCCGCCGGTTTTGGCGTTCACTCTACCCGCACTTATGCTTAGCGCCTGTATCCCATCGGCATCCGAGCGGAGAACCAGCGCGCCACCCCCTGCCGCAGCGCCGGTGCCGCCACCGACCCAATTGGCCACTTGGGATGCGCAGACCGTATCACCTGACGCTCGCACGGTATCTGCCACCCAATATGTTGTCCGATCGGGCGATACGCTCAGCGGCATCGCGCGCACCACGGGTGCCAGCGTATCCACAATCGCTCGCGCAAACGGAATCGAGCCGCCCTATCTGATCCGCCCAGGCCAACGCCTCGATATTCCGGCCGGCCGCTACCACGAAGTTCGTCGCGGCGAGACTGGGATCGGGATTGCGCGCAGTTACGGGGTAGACTGGTCCGATGTGGTAACGTTGAACCGATTGGAAGAACCCTACATTCTGCGCGCCGGGCAGCGCATACTTCTACCCGGCGCAAACCGGCCGAACGGCAATACGCGGCAGCTCCGAGCGGCAGCCTTTGACCTTGATATTGACGATATCGTGACCGGCGGCGAACCTGCCTTGGCGGAGAATGAAGCGCCGACTGCACCGGTACGCACCGCAAGTCGCGCCCTGCCCCCCGATGCTGCCGTTCGATCACCGGCAAATTTCGCTGGCCGATTTGGCTGGCCATTGACAGGCCCTATTCTCGCACCATTTGGGGCGGGCGGCGAAGGCGAGCGCAATGATGGCATCAATATTGCCGCGCCGCGGGGCACACCAGTGCTTGCAGCAGCGGACGGGGTTGTGCTCTACGCGGGTGACGAGATCCGGGTCCATGGGGGGCTCGTACTGCTGAATCATGGAAACGGGTGGATCACGGCCTATGCCAATATGGATGACCTCCAGGTTACGCGCGGGCAACGCGTTGAACGGGGCCAGTTTATTGCCCGCACGGGCACCTCTGGGCAGGTCGACCAGCCGCAGCTGCATTTCGAGATCCGTCGCAATCGCCAACCGGTCGACCCGGCCCAGCATCTGCCGGATCTGACCTGA
- a CDS encoding sulfite exporter TauE/SafE family protein, producing the protein MPLLAFFFALTALLYAAVGFGGGSTYNALLVLNGTDYRVLPTIALLCNIIVVAGGSWRFWRSGHIRLARILPWILVSVPAAWLGGRLMVSETVFIGLLGFSLLIAGVQLIFERGATDEGAQQRTVARPVSYGIGGGIGFLSGMVGIGGGIFLAPVLYLLRWGGPREIAGTASIFILVNSIAGLAGQAMKLEADYGIANAIDLVSAYWLVFPAVLIGGQIGSRLGSLHIPPLLVKRLTALLILYVAGRLLWSWYGLIG; encoded by the coding sequence ATGCCGCTTCTCGCATTCTTCTTTGCGCTGACTGCTCTGCTCTATGCCGCTGTCGGTTTCGGCGGTGGATCTACCTATAACGCATTGCTGGTGCTCAATGGCACCGACTATCGTGTCCTCCCGACCATTGCCTTGCTCTGCAACATCATCGTTGTTGCCGGCGGCAGCTGGCGGTTCTGGCGATCTGGCCATATTCGACTTGCCCGCATCCTGCCTTGGATCCTGGTCTCGGTGCCCGCTGCTTGGCTGGGCGGCCGCCTGATGGTCTCCGAAACGGTCTTTATAGGTCTGTTGGGCTTTTCGCTCCTCATTGCCGGCGTTCAATTGATATTCGAGCGCGGAGCAACCGACGAGGGGGCACAGCAACGCACCGTGGCCCGGCCTGTCAGCTATGGGATCGGCGGTGGCATCGGCTTCCTTTCCGGTATGGTCGGCATCGGCGGCGGGATATTCCTCGCGCCCGTGCTCTATCTGTTGCGATGGGGCGGCCCGCGCGAGATCGCGGGGACAGCCAGCATCTTCATCCTCGTCAACTCGATCGCCGGTCTCGCGGGTCAGGCAATGAAGCTGGAAGCAGACTATGGCATTGCCAATGCGATCGACCTGGTCAGCGCCTATTGGCTGGTCTTCCCGGCTGTGCTGATCGGCGGCCAGATCGGCTCGCGCCTTGGCAGCCTGCACATTCCGCCGCTCCTGGTTAAACGGTTGACGGCATTGCTTATCCTCTATGTGGCAGGCCGCTTGCTATGGAGCTGGTATGGCCTCATCGGCTGA
- the surE gene encoding 5'/3'-nucleotidase SurE — translation MRILLTNDDGINAPGFAVLEEIAATLSDDIWVVAPAEEQSGAGHSLTLTAPLRVREHGERRYSVTGTPTDAVMIGINRVMKDHRPDLLLSGVNRGANLAEDVTYSGTVSAAMEGALAGVPSIALSQTYAPDARGDDVPFLAAREWGGKVLEKLKDYRFPSRTLINVNFPARTPDAVRGIRTVSQGMRDYGRLQIIENHDPRGFPYYWFGLGPMVGTVEHSTDLEAIEDGYIAVSPLHLDMTHHESLTALGAIFD, via the coding sequence ATGCGCATTCTCCTTACCAATGATGACGGTATCAACGCCCCCGGATTTGCGGTTCTAGAAGAAATTGCCGCAACACTCAGCGATGATATCTGGGTCGTCGCGCCCGCCGAAGAGCAATCGGGCGCCGGGCATTCCCTTACTCTGACTGCCCCGTTGCGGGTCCGCGAACATGGCGAACGGCGCTATTCGGTTACGGGCACGCCGACCGATGCTGTGATGATCGGGATCAATCGCGTGATGAAGGATCATCGGCCCGATTTGTTGCTATCCGGCGTCAATCGTGGGGCAAACCTGGCTGAAGACGTTACCTATTCGGGTACCGTATCGGCAGCCATGGAAGGCGCGCTTGCTGGCGTTCCATCTATCGCGTTGAGCCAGACTTACGCACCCGACGCGCGCGGCGATGATGTTCCCTTTCTCGCCGCCCGGGAATGGGGCGGCAAGGTATTGGAAAAACTGAAAGATTACCGCTTTCCGTCGCGCACGCTGATCAATGTCAACTTTCCGGCCCGAACACCGGATGCGGTGCGCGGGATTCGAACGGTCAGCCAGGGCATGCGCGATTATGGCCGATTGCAGATCATCGAGAACCACGATCCGCGCGGTTTTCCCTATTATTGGTTTGGCTTGGGGCCGATGGTTGGCACGGTGGAGCATTCGACGGACCTGGAAGCCATTGAAGACGGCTATATCGCCGTTTCGCCGCTCCATCTCGATATGACCCATCATGAGTCCCTGACGGCCCTTGGCGCCATATTCGACTGA
- a CDS encoding YdcH family protein translates to MDNAHETALEAKHAGLDAKISAELQRPSPDQIKIADLKKQKLKIKEQLVTH, encoded by the coding sequence ATGGATAATGCTCATGAGACCGCCCTTGAAGCCAAACATGCGGGCCTCGACGCGAAGATAAGCGCGGAACTGCAACGCCCCTCACCCGACCAGATTAAAATCGCGGACCTCAAAAAGCAGAAGCTGAAGATAAAAGAGCAGCTCGTCACTCATTAG
- a CDS encoding nitronate monooxygenase family protein yields the protein MTLPSPLFDTLRLPLVGAPLFIISGPELVIAQCKAGIVGSFPALNARPQTMLDEWLHQITEELAAHNRDNPDRPAAPFAVNQIVHKSNNRLEEDLATCEKWQVPITITSLGARVELNDAVHNWGGITLHDIINDRFARKAVEKGADGIIAVAAGAGGHAGTISPFALVSEIREWFDGPLLLSGSMATGNAVLGAQAMGADLAYIGSAFIATEEANAVDGYKQGVVEGRAADIVYSDLFTGVKGNYLRQSIEKAGLDPDDLPEGDYKTMNFGSGGNTEKKAWKDIWGAGQGVGGVAKVESIADRVDRIEAEYRAAKESLLERLY from the coding sequence ATGACTTTACCAAGCCCCCTCTTCGATACGTTGCGCCTGCCGCTAGTCGGCGCTCCCTTGTTTATTATCTCCGGTCCGGAACTGGTTATCGCCCAGTGCAAGGCTGGCATTGTCGGATCTTTTCCCGCGCTCAATGCGCGGCCGCAAACGATGCTGGATGAGTGGCTTCACCAGATTACCGAAGAGCTGGCCGCGCATAATCGGGACAATCCCGATCGTCCGGCAGCTCCCTTCGCGGTCAACCAGATCGTGCACAAGTCGAATAACCGGCTCGAAGAAGATCTCGCAACCTGCGAAAAATGGCAGGTGCCGATCACCATCACGTCTCTCGGCGCTCGTGTTGAGCTAAACGACGCCGTCCATAATTGGGGTGGCATCACGCTGCACGACATCATCAATGATCGGTTTGCGCGCAAGGCGGTCGAAAAAGGGGCCGACGGCATTATCGCTGTGGCAGCTGGTGCCGGTGGCCATGCCGGAACGATTTCGCCATTCGCGCTGGTCTCGGAAATTCGCGAATGGTTTGATGGGCCGTTGCTGCTTTCGGGTTCGATGGCAACTGGCAATGCGGTGCTCGGCGCTCAAGCGATGGGCGCAGATCTTGCTTATATCGGATCGGCATTTATCGCGACTGAAGAGGCCAATGCAGTCGATGGCTATAAGCAAGGTGTGGTCGAAGGCCGTGCCGCAGATATTGTCTATTCCGACCTCTTTACGGGTGTGAAAGGCAATTATCTGCGCCAGTCGATCGAGAAAGCCGGCCTCGATCCCGACGATCTCCCCGAGGGTGACTATAAGACCATGAACTTCGGCTCTGGCGGAAATACCGAGAAAAAGGCCTGGAAAGACATTTGGGGTGCCGGACAAGGTGTTGGCGGTGTCGCGAAGGTCGAAAGCATTGCCGATCGGGTTGATCGGATCGAAGCCGAATATCGCGCCGCCAAGGAAAGCCTGCTCGAGCGCCTCTACTAG
- the serS gene encoding serine--tRNA ligase codes for MHDLKQIRDNPDAFDAAMARRGLDPVAADILSLDGRNRALLTEVQTGQARRNEASKMIGQAKAQGDEDQAQALMVEVGELKKRLPALEDEQREIAEQIEQQLSSLPNIPADDVPAGKSEDDNVELSRNGTPPSFDFDIKDHADLGPSLGLDFETGAKISGARFTLVRGPVAKLHRALGQFGLDVLTNDYGFEEAYPPLLVNDDTMYGADKLPKFADDLFRTTDGRWLIPTAEVSLANIVRGDILAESELPLRFVALTSCFRSEAGAAGRDTRGYVRQHQFEKVEMVSITTPDASEDEHKRMTDCAENVLTRLDLPFRRMDLSTGDLGFGATRTFDLEVWLPGQDTYREVSSCSTCGDFQARRMNARYRPDGETKGTRFVHTLNGSGLVVGRILVAILENYQQADGSVIIPEVLRPYMGGLELLEPAH; via the coding sequence ATGCATGACCTAAAACAGATACGCGACAATCCCGACGCCTTCGATGCTGCCATGGCGCGTCGCGGGCTCGACCCTGTTGCCGCCGATATTCTGTCGCTTGACGGACGAAACCGTGCATTGCTGACCGAGGTGCAGACGGGCCAGGCACGCCGCAATGAAGCGTCCAAGATGATCGGCCAGGCAAAAGCCCAGGGCGATGAAGACCAGGCGCAGGCCCTAATGGTCGAAGTCGGCGAACTCAAGAAACGCCTGCCCGCACTTGAAGATGAGCAAAGAGAGATTGCTGAGCAGATTGAACAGCAACTTTCCTCCCTGCCGAACATTCCAGCTGACGATGTTCCGGCGGGCAAGAGCGAAGACGATAATGTCGAACTCAGCCGCAACGGCACGCCGCCATCTTTCGATTTCGATATCAAGGATCATGCCGATCTTGGCCCGTCTCTTGGACTGGATTTCGAGACCGGGGCCAAGATTTCCGGTGCGCGATTTACGCTGGTCCGTGGCCCCGTCGCCAAACTGCACCGCGCGCTCGGCCAATTTGGCCTGGACGTGCTGACAAATGACTATGGTTTTGAAGAAGCCTATCCGCCGCTCTTGGTAAACGACGACACTATGTATGGCGCGGACAAGCTACCAAAATTTGCCGATGATCTGTTCCGCACGACCGATGGCCGCTGGCTCATCCCGACTGCAGAAGTCAGCCTCGCCAATATAGTCCGCGGAGACATTCTCGCCGAGTCCGAACTACCGCTCCGATTTGTCGCCCTCACCTCTTGTTTCCGGTCCGAGGCCGGTGCTGCAGGACGTGATACGCGCGGTTATGTCCGGCAGCACCAATTCGAAAAAGTCGAGATGGTATCGATCACGACGCCAGATGCTTCGGAAGACGAGCATAAGCGGATGACCGATTGCGCTGAGAATGTGCTCACGCGGCTCGACCTTCCGTTCCGGCGGATGGATCTTTCTACCGGCGACCTCGGTTTTGGCGCGACCCGGACCTTTGATCTCGAAGTTTGGTTGCCAGGCCAGGATACGTATCGCGAAGTTTCCAGCTGCTCGACTTGTGGGGATTTCCAGGCGCGCCGCATGAATGCGCGCTATCGCCCAGATGGCGAGACCAAGGGCACTCGCTTCGTGCATACGCTGAATGGCTCAGGGCTCGTCGTCGGCCGTATTCTCGTCGCGATCCTGGAAAATTATCAGCAAGCAGACGGATCTGTCATAATTCCAGAAGTCTTACGGCCCTATATGGGTGGTCTCGAACTGCTGGAGCCAGCCCACTGA
- a CDS encoding site-specific integrase, producing MNAPVQLTDPKIKGTKSPVTGQIEIRDATVPGLRLRVGKSGSKSFIVRKRANGKWVNKTIGRYGPRLSLAEARRRARAILSDLEAGKHVATTKGRTGPQTIAQLWPGYAESKSHLRSFSEIERVFIREILPEIGERVADTVTRSDITRLIDLKARSAPTMARAIHAQLSSFYSWAMPRLDRLPANPCRDAGRPPKPASRTRVLSDEELVALWRHAEREPMPWRGALKLMVLTGQRRGEVFDADCNEFDLEERLWTIPAPRAKNGAAHLVPLSGAAMEVVDEVPRSDSSGKLFPAKGNLASSASGISKAVRRARESVETAVGDVDHWTLHDIRRTVATGLQKLGVRLEVTEAVLNHVSGSRGGIVGVYQRHDFLTEKRAALELWAEYCSNLFHQEEDGNG from the coding sequence ATGAATGCACCGGTTCAGCTGACGGATCCCAAGATAAAAGGAACAAAGTCACCAGTCACAGGTCAGATTGAAATTCGTGATGCAACCGTGCCTGGTCTTCGGCTACGGGTCGGCAAATCGGGCAGTAAATCATTCATCGTTCGAAAGCGTGCGAACGGTAAATGGGTGAACAAGACCATCGGTAGGTATGGCCCCCGACTTTCACTTGCCGAAGCGCGGCGAAGGGCGAGGGCGATCCTCTCCGATCTCGAAGCTGGAAAGCATGTCGCGACAACGAAAGGGCGGACTGGTCCACAAACGATAGCGCAGCTTTGGCCTGGCTATGCTGAATCCAAATCTCACTTACGTTCGTTTTCAGAGATCGAACGCGTATTCATTCGAGAGATCCTTCCCGAGATTGGAGAACGGGTCGCTGATACGGTGACCCGGAGCGACATCACGCGGCTGATTGATCTAAAGGCCCGGTCAGCTCCGACAATGGCTCGCGCAATTCACGCTCAGCTGTCTTCATTTTATAGCTGGGCGATGCCGCGTCTCGATCGCTTGCCGGCCAACCCCTGTCGAGATGCAGGACGGCCTCCCAAGCCGGCGTCTCGTACGCGCGTACTTTCGGACGAAGAGCTAGTAGCGCTCTGGCGGCATGCCGAGCGCGAGCCAATGCCATGGCGCGGTGCACTGAAGCTGATGGTTCTGACCGGCCAACGTCGCGGTGAGGTGTTTGATGCGGATTGTAACGAGTTCGATCTTGAAGAGCGGCTTTGGACCATTCCGGCACCACGCGCCAAGAACGGAGCCGCTCACCTAGTGCCGCTGAGCGGGGCGGCCATGGAAGTAGTCGATGAGGTGCCTCGGTCAGACAGTTCAGGGAAGCTGTTTCCTGCCAAAGGAAATTTGGCTTCCAGCGCATCTGGAATATCGAAGGCCGTACGACGAGCACGAGAGTCGGTCGAGACGGCTGTTGGTGACGTTGATCATTGGACTTTGCATGACATCAGAAGGACTGTGGCGACAGGTCTGCAAAAGCTCGGTGTACGACTGGAAGTCACAGAGGCGGTGCTCAATCACGTCAGCGGCTCAAGAGGCGGAATCGTAGGCGTTTATCAGCGCCACGACTTTCTGACGGAGAAGAGAGCGGCGCTCGAGTTGTGGGCCGAATATTGTTCCAATCTGTTTCACCAAGAGGAGGATGGAAATGGTTGA
- a CDS encoding DUF4265 domain-containing protein has protein sequence MSKFIFDLPISGDWPPVNAESLWLTRTELGYVLESIPFFIEGVAFGDILEIDVRTDTQAELISVVQPSGNSTIWLYIRKGVNQTRLLKKLSNLNIGSESGGIEGYIAINLPAKIEYGNFMDVVGELLETGLAEIAHGVLRNDTEID, from the coding sequence ATGTCAAAATTCATCTTCGATCTGCCCATTTCGGGCGACTGGCCGCCAGTAAACGCGGAAAGTCTTTGGCTAACGCGAACGGAATTGGGGTACGTTCTGGAGAGCATCCCATTTTTCATAGAAGGGGTGGCGTTCGGCGACATCTTGGAGATTGATGTTAGGACGGATACTCAGGCAGAGTTGATTTCTGTGGTTCAGCCTTCAGGCAACAGTACAATCTGGCTTTATATTCGTAAGGGCGTGAACCAGACAAGGCTGCTCAAAAAGCTTAGCAATCTAAACATTGGGTCAGAGAGCGGTGGAATAGAGGGATACATCGCTATCAATCTACCCGCGAAAATCGAGTATGGAAACTTCATGGATGTAGTTGGTGAGCTGTTAGAAACTGGACTAGCGGAGATAGCGCACGGTGTCCTTAGAAATGATACTGAAATTGACTGA
- a CDS encoding two pore domain potassium channel family protein, translating into MFAQIIIGSALIVVTVIIEAAFIGMAIAVLNRHGPNLLKGHRIIKMTVFITGITLWMVAALSIAVWLWAVTFIVLELFALPEDALYFAAVSFTTLGFGDVLLEKPWRLLSGFSAANGLILFSLTTAFLFEAFGRLQVHQK; encoded by the coding sequence ATGTTTGCCCAGATCATAATCGGTTCGGCGCTGATCGTCGTGACTGTGATTATCGAAGCCGCCTTTATCGGCATGGCAATCGCTGTGCTGAACCGTCATGGCCCCAACCTGCTCAAGGGCCATCGGATCATCAAGATGACCGTCTTCATTACAGGGATCACATTATGGATGGTCGCCGCGCTCAGCATTGCCGTGTGGCTCTGGGCGGTGACGTTCATCGTGTTGGAGCTGTTCGCGCTCCCCGAAGATGCGCTCTATTTTGCAGCGGTATCCTTCACGACGCTGGGCTTTGGCGATGTGCTGCTGGAGAAGCCGTGGCGGCTTCTCTCGGGTTTTTCCGCCGCGAACGGCTTGATCCTGTTCAGCTTGACCACGGCCTTTCTGTTCGAGGCCTTTGGGCGCTTGCAGGTTCACCAGAAATAG
- the dksA gene encoding RNA polymerase-binding protein DksA: protein MSPPKSAVKLDDDAPFMGESHQGYFRQKLQDWKVSILKDVDGTREQLREESIREPDATDRASSETDWSIELRRRDRQRKLVNKIDAALQRLDNGEFGYCVVTGEPISLARLDARPIATMTVEAQERHERRERITRDE from the coding sequence ATGTCGCCCCCGAAAAGTGCAGTGAAACTCGACGATGATGCTCCTTTTATGGGAGAGTCGCACCAAGGTTATTTCCGGCAAAAACTGCAAGATTGGAAAGTCAGCATCCTGAAGGATGTCGATGGAACGCGCGAACAGCTACGTGAGGAATCAATCCGTGAACCCGACGCGACCGATCGCGCGTCGAGCGAAACCGATTGGTCTATCGAATTGCGCCGCCGGGATCGCCAGCGCAAACTCGTCAACAAGATTGATGCGGCGCTGCAGCGCCTCGACAATGGTGAGTTTGGATATTGCGTCGTGACCGGCGAACCGATTTCACTGGCCAGGCTGGATGCGCGGCCGATTGCAACAATGACCGTCGAGGCCCAGGAGCGCCATGAGCGCCGCGAGCGGATAACACGCGACGAATAA
- a CDS encoding DUF1465 family protein — protein sequence MTTIVPQAGLTRKLVDALYVEAMVMADEARAYFEDHGVEARDHLPPSQRVGYAVESLKVTTRLMHVIAWLLTWRGEAAGEINAEMAREPDRRLGITAASDASTVADLPEDAQRLVAASEDLYKRVRKLEQDLLVPPEEPSASPARSLLGRLERAF from the coding sequence ATGACGACAATTGTGCCGCAGGCCGGCTTAACGCGAAAACTGGTAGATGCGCTCTATGTTGAAGCCATGGTGATGGCCGACGAAGCACGCGCCTATTTCGAGGACCATGGTGTTGAAGCGCGCGATCATCTGCCGCCATCACAGCGCGTAGGTTATGCGGTGGAATCGCTAAAAGTGACCACCCGACTGATGCATGTGATTGCCTGGCTTCTAACGTGGCGCGGCGAGGCTGCCGGAGAGATCAATGCTGAAATGGCACGCGAGCCGGATCGTCGATTGGGTATCACGGCCGCGAGCGACGCGAGCACTGTTGCTGATCTTCCCGAAGATGCGCAACGATTGGTTGCTGCCAGCGAAGATCTGTACAAACGCGTTCGCAAGCTGGAACAAGATCTGCTTGTGCCTCCCGAAGAGCCGAGCGCAAGTCCAGCGCGCAGTCTTTTGGGTCGGTTGGAGCGCGCCTTCTAG
- a CDS encoding YdcH family protein: MEDAILRVKLAALKSEHRDLDGAIDALLEAPAKDQLQLARLKKRKLRLKDEIAEVEDRLLPDIIA, from the coding sequence ATGGAAGACGCGATACTGAGGGTGAAACTAGCGGCTCTGAAATCCGAGCATCGCGATCTCGATGGCGCGATCGATGCGTTGCTGGAGGCGCCGGCCAAAGATCAGCTGCAATTGGCGCGGCTAAAGAAGCGGAAACTGCGCCTCAAAGACGAGATTGCTGAGGTCGAAGATCGGCTGTTGCCTGACATAATCGCCTAA
- a CDS encoding Hsp20 family protein, whose protein sequence is MRSFDFTPLLRSSVGFENLNRLVDAATRGEGNSYPPYNIEKLGDDAYRISMAVAGFAEDELDVTVHENVLIISGQVAERDDDEAREFLHRGIGTRAFERRFELADTIKVTGADYAHGLLNIELAREIPEEKKPRKIAIGDTGAPKTIDAHNDDGREAA, encoded by the coding sequence ATGCGTAGTTTTGATTTTACTCCCCTCCTCCGCTCATCTGTCGGATTCGAGAATTTGAACCGGCTGGTTGACGCTGCAACCCGTGGCGAAGGCAATTCCTATCCGCCGTACAATATCGAAAAACTGGGCGACGACGCCTATCGAATTTCAATGGCAGTTGCCGGCTTTGCTGAAGATGAGCTCGACGTCACGGTGCATGAAAACGTCCTGATCATCAGTGGCCAAGTTGCAGAACGCGACGACGACGAAGCCCGCGAATTCCTGCATCGCGGAATCGGCACGCGTGCTTTCGAACGCCGCTTTGAACTTGCCGACACCATCAAGGTAACCGGTGCGGATTATGCGCATGGACTGCTCAACATCGAGCTGGCCCGCGAAATCCCCGAAGAGAAGAAGCCACGCAAGATCGCCATCGGTGACACCGGCGCACCTAAGACGATTGACGCGCACAATGATGATGGTCGCGAAGCCGCATAG